CTTTATGTCGAAATTTGGGAAACGGCCAATGCATTTTTTTGGCCCATGGGGAACCATCATGTTCTTTATCGGATTTGTACTGGCACTGTATCTCGGCGCCAGCAAGATATGGCATGTTCTGCATAATCAGTCGGCCCGGTTGGTGGCCGATAATCCGCTTTTCTACATCGCACTCACTACCATGGTGCTGGGCACGATGCTTTTTCTGGCAGGTTTTCTCGGCGAACTTATTTCCCGGAACTCATCCGTGCGGAACAGTTATCTGATCACAAAAAAGATCTGATTCCCCGTGAAGGTTATCATACTCGGACCAGCTCATCCATTGCGGGGCGGACTAGCTTCGTACAATGAACGTCTGGCACGTGCCTTCATAGCGTCGGGTCATGATTGTCGTATTGTTACGTACTCTCTGCAATATCCCGGTTTTTTATTTCCGGGTAAGACACAGTTTTCTGACCAGCCGCCTCCGAAGGATTTTCCGGTGGAGGTTAGTGTCAATTCGGTGAATCCCATGAACTGGATTGCCGTCGGAAACAGGATTGCGACGGAGAAACCGGACCTGCTTGTCTTCCGGTACTGGATGCCCTTCATGGCGCCGGCGCAGGGAACAATTGCACGGAGGGTTCGAAAGAACCGGCATACACGAATTGTTGCTATTACGGACAACATTATCCCCCATGAGAAAATGATGTTCGGAGATGCACTCACAGGATATTTTTTAAGAAGTTGTGATGGGTTCATCACCATGTCTGAATCGGTTCTAAAGGATATTGAAACACTTGGAATCAATAAACCTTCCAAATTCGTACCTCATCCTTTGTACGATAATTTCGGAGAGGCGGTTCCACGGGAGAATGCACTCAGGGAACTGGGGTTAGACTCTTCTTTCAGGTACCTTCTTTTTTTTGGATTCATTCGAAAATATAAGGGACTGGATCTGCTGCTTGAGGCTTTTGCCGATTCCCGCCTTAGAAAGTTTCCCGTGAAGCTGATCATAGCAGGAGAATATTACGAAGACCCTTCGCCTTATAAGACGATGATCAGAAATTATGGATTGAAGGAGTTTATCATCGAGCGCAATGATTTTATCCCCGATGATCGCGTGAAGCATTACTTTTCTGCAGCGGATCTGATCACACAAACCTACCGCCA
This is a stretch of genomic DNA from Bacteroidia bacterium. It encodes these proteins:
- a CDS encoding glycosyltransferase — protein: MKVIILGPAHPLRGGLASYNERLARAFIASGHDCRIVTYSLQYPGFLFPGKTQFSDQPPPKDFPVEVSVNSVNPMNWIAVGNRIATEKPDLLVFRYWMPFMAPAQGTIARRVRKNRHTRIVAITDNIIPHEKMMFGDALTGYFLRSCDGFITMSESVLKDIETLGINKPSKFVPHPLYDNFGEAVPRENALRELGLDSSFRYLLFFGFIRKYKGLDLLLEAFADSRLRKFPVKLIIAGEYYEDPSPYKTMIRNYGLKEFIIERNDFIPDDRVKHYFSAADLITQTYRHATQSGVTQVALQFRKPVLVTRVGGLAEMVPHGQVGFVTDPSARAISEKLLEFLAGNPERFQKGIEEERKRFSWSLMVDEIINITK